Proteins co-encoded in one Rhodopirellula bahusiensis genomic window:
- a CDS encoding 3-keto-disaccharide hydrolase, whose protein sequence is MRLLCSTSWCVFWIGFLAPAVSKSDDAIGVGARPIAGAELILDGSREMLDEKWTYWEGPRFSSSLPIKWKVVEDPVDDGSTIMTDDPAAAGGKYGTADIVTQQKFRDFRLHVEFLIPNAGGNSGVYLQNRYEIQILDGDKTKHGLGAVINETPSPYHAYNGLGKWNAYDIQFRAARFEQGKLSEKPMVTMYFNGEKVHLNQQINKVWGGANSGIDGGNDNGFGITDTPGGIKLQCEGHEVLYRNIWIKPIELSDPNTDF, encoded by the coding sequence ATGCGTCTTCTTTGTTCGACTTCATGGTGTGTTTTCTGGATCGGGTTTCTTGCGCCGGCGGTTTCCAAGAGTGACGATGCGATTGGTGTCGGTGCCCGGCCGATCGCGGGGGCAGAGCTGATCCTTGATGGATCGCGAGAAATGTTGGACGAGAAATGGACTTACTGGGAAGGCCCTCGGTTCAGTTCTTCGCTGCCGATCAAATGGAAGGTGGTCGAAGATCCGGTGGACGATGGATCGACGATCATGACTGACGATCCAGCCGCCGCAGGGGGCAAGTACGGAACCGCCGATATCGTGACCCAACAGAAATTTCGTGACTTTCGATTGCACGTCGAGTTTTTGATTCCGAACGCGGGTGGCAATAGCGGCGTTTACCTGCAGAACCGCTACGAGATTCAGATTCTTGATGGCGACAAGACCAAGCATGGACTTGGTGCTGTGATCAACGAAACGCCCTCGCCCTATCATGCCTACAACGGGCTCGGCAAATGGAATGCTTACGACATCCAATTTCGGGCGGCTCGATTTGAACAGGGCAAGCTTTCCGAGAAGCCAATGGTGACGATGTACTTCAATGGTGAAAAGGTTCATCTCAATCAGCAGATCAACAAAGTTTGGGGCGGAGCCAATTCAGGAATCGACGGTGGCAACGACAACGGATTTGGAATCACGGACACTCCCGGTGGCATCAAATTGCAGTGCGAGGGTCACGAAGTGCTCTACCGAAACATCTGGATCAAGCCGATCGAACTGAGCGACCCTAACACGGATTTTTAG
- a CDS encoding ARPP-1 family domain-containing protein — translation MFRKRKKNTSTRIEVREVLRGCEASRLQSVGYMQVIPLVSDLNDDRFVSPVQCDADVYTTSYGTLGFRNSSESVMIVPCHAGYVVKQHAQDHAMAHAGVVAAAGDRRYDTAACIQASQGGFIKKGSYRMLILPHALREHALQKRGEKNYQKLWDDISVFNQRFGVNGQGHLEYFLKAFKKELDEFVAEFECVPRQVGAIVLVDDRVVGIERAPSHEYWLSIWPSLIRECYGSLAIEAAKANGDRAPDRSPRVQLPVEIASLDELESLIAEIASQEDERARSTVRELLGEPLDLQYEETVSDRRVGADVSIDTATSEHFTGQVIRDGEKIVYASLPATSAFVKSQEWTRAEPFAI, via the coding sequence ATGTTCCGTAAGCGAAAGAAGAACACAAGCACGCGCATCGAGGTACGCGAGGTCCTGCGCGGATGTGAGGCTAGCCGACTGCAAAGTGTTGGCTACATGCAGGTCATCCCTTTGGTCAGCGACTTGAACGACGATCGATTCGTATCGCCGGTCCAGTGTGATGCGGACGTCTACACGACCAGCTACGGAACGCTCGGTTTTCGCAACTCGAGCGAGTCGGTGATGATCGTTCCGTGCCATGCCGGCTATGTCGTTAAGCAGCACGCACAGGACCACGCGATGGCGCACGCCGGCGTGGTCGCTGCTGCGGGCGATCGCCGCTACGACACCGCGGCGTGCATCCAGGCATCGCAAGGTGGATTCATCAAGAAGGGTTCGTACCGCATGTTGATTCTGCCGCATGCGCTGCGTGAGCACGCGTTGCAGAAGCGAGGCGAAAAGAACTACCAGAAGCTGTGGGACGACATCTCGGTGTTCAACCAGCGATTCGGAGTGAACGGTCAAGGTCACCTCGAATACTTCTTGAAGGCATTCAAGAAGGAACTCGATGAGTTCGTCGCCGAGTTCGAGTGTGTTCCACGGCAAGTCGGAGCGATCGTCTTGGTCGATGACCGCGTTGTCGGCATCGAGCGGGCACCATCGCACGAATACTGGCTGAGCATTTGGCCAAGCCTGATTCGCGAGTGCTACGGATCGTTGGCGATCGAAGCGGCCAAGGCAAACGGAGATCGAGCACCAGATCGATCACCGCGAGTCCAATTGCCGGTCGAGATCGCATCGCTAGACGAGCTGGAATCGTTGATCGCCGAGATCGCTTCGCAAGAAGACGAACGAGCCCGATCAACGGTCCGCGAGCTACTCGGCGAACCACTTGACTTGCAATACGAAGAAACTGTGTCTGACCGACGGGTTGGGGCCGACGTGTCGATCGACACCGCAACCTCGGAGCACTTCACCGGCCAAGTGATCCGCGACGGGGAAAAGATCGTCTACGCATCACTCCCAGCCACCAGTGCCTTCGTCAAGAGTCAAGAATGGACGCGAGCCGAACCGTTCGCGATCTGA
- a CDS encoding vWA domain-containing protein, which yields MDLIKTASLPLRPTDALSDSQRELLPLAFGSFLDSVATATGRGTFYNSREEQAAAVEAAHRDLFDIDRDVYTAALMLPGVTDYSRQIGVRRLLQTTRDGGILPAEFEAAAMTHLVRGLPTQRMLKLFGMLRRDRVNNARTRRLILSEILGADGLEFWAVKYREKLRVALTHAWGRRTTSILRSVLAKSKDERTEKESQIVRQNVTRFSSGIGILPVESQTSGWKPKPQSVARVEQCVRFILGDEDGVTLNRLAAYRDAKSDFDRGSVLPPETMEGLRSRYHKDRTNAEVLALTKSQLTTGQKIAVQRKAERSGVEVEFDPAKYDAVRLYVYAFEMGMTDAIRQALRDKAEAAAARLPVQFERVGVLIDASQSMIGHDTQARRPIATALALRDLLSATAGDAVAITSDGRAIDSYELVEPSGDTSLAAGLVQLLKSDPDVVFVLSDGYENAPAGRFGETVAAVRRIGIQTPIHQFTPVFAAESQGVRTLSDSVVAMPVSKPEAIGLGLLKALIESDVDRGVAALFGMTKVAGYLPAA from the coding sequence ATGGATCTGATCAAGACTGCAAGCCTGCCATTGCGGCCGACTGATGCGTTGTCCGATTCGCAGCGTGAATTGCTGCCGCTTGCATTCGGTTCCTTCCTTGACTCGGTCGCAACGGCTACCGGTCGCGGCACGTTCTATAACTCACGTGAAGAACAAGCGGCAGCCGTCGAAGCAGCCCACCGTGACCTGTTCGATATCGACCGTGACGTTTACACCGCAGCTCTGATGCTGCCGGGCGTGACGGACTACAGTCGACAGATCGGTGTGCGTCGATTGCTGCAAACGACTCGCGACGGCGGAATCCTGCCGGCCGAGTTCGAAGCAGCGGCAATGACGCACCTGGTCCGTGGTCTGCCAACGCAGCGAATGCTGAAGTTGTTCGGAATGCTACGTCGTGACCGCGTCAACAACGCGCGAACGCGTCGATTGATCCTGAGTGAAATCCTCGGTGCTGACGGTCTGGAGTTCTGGGCGGTCAAGTACCGCGAGAAGCTACGGGTCGCGTTGACGCACGCGTGGGGACGCCGAACGACGAGCATCCTGCGAAGCGTGTTGGCGAAGTCGAAGGATGAGCGTACCGAAAAGGAATCGCAGATCGTTCGCCAGAACGTGACACGTTTTTCAAGTGGGATAGGCATCCTGCCTGTCGAGTCGCAAACCTCAGGCTGGAAGCCTAAGCCACAGTCTGTCGCTCGAGTCGAACAATGCGTTCGTTTCATCCTCGGTGATGAAGACGGCGTGACACTGAATCGTTTGGCGGCGTACCGTGACGCGAAGTCCGACTTCGATCGTGGATCAGTCCTGCCACCGGAAACGATGGAAGGTCTGCGAAGCCGATATCACAAGGATCGTACCAACGCCGAAGTGCTCGCACTGACGAAGTCTCAACTGACGACCGGTCAAAAGATCGCCGTTCAGCGAAAGGCGGAACGGTCGGGTGTTGAGGTCGAATTCGATCCGGCGAAGTACGACGCAGTTCGGCTGTACGTTTACGCTTTCGAGATGGGCATGACCGATGCAATTCGCCAAGCCCTTCGCGACAAGGCTGAAGCGGCTGCCGCACGGCTGCCGGTACAGTTCGAGCGAGTGGGTGTGCTGATCGACGCATCGCAGTCGATGATCGGTCACGACACGCAGGCTCGTCGTCCGATCGCCACGGCACTCGCACTACGCGACCTCTTGTCGGCGACTGCGGGTGATGCCGTCGCGATTACTTCGGATGGTCGAGCGATCGACAGCTACGAACTGGTTGAACCTTCGGGCGACACGTCGCTGGCGGCAGGACTGGTTCAGTTGCTGAAGTCCGATCCGGATGTCGTATTCGTTCTGTCGGATGGATACGAAAACGCGCCGGCCGGACGCTTCGGTGAAACGGTCGCGGCCGTACGACGAATCGGTATTCAAACACCGATTCACCAATTTACGCCGGTCTTCGCGGCCGAATCACAAGGCGTTCGCACGCTGAGCGATTCTGTGGTTGCGATGCCGGTCAGCAAGCCGGAAGCAATCGGACTTGGATTGCTGAAGGCGTTGATCGAGTCCGACGTCGACCGAGGCGTTGCGGCTCTGTTTGGAATGACCAAGGTCGCTGGCTACTTGCCGGCGGCCTAA
- a CDS encoding SEC-C metal-binding domain-containing protein: MSKRRRGFPSETHVKCGVRVVHGDKQLEEKLGRNDPCPCGSGLRFKRCCLKSGHF, translated from the coding sequence ATGAGTAAACGACGACGCGGTTTCCCGTCGGAAACGCACGTCAAATGCGGAGTGCGAGTCGTTCATGGCGACAAGCAGCTCGAAGAAAAGCTTGGACGCAACGATCCCTGTCCATGCGGAAGCGGTCTGCGATTCAAACGATGTTGTCTCAAGTCGGGCCACTTTTGA
- a CDS encoding CoA-binding protein produces MLQTYAVGGASARTHKYGYKVFKALLAADRKTYPLK; encoded by the coding sequence TTGCTGCAAACCTACGCCGTCGGCGGCGCATCGGCTCGCACGCACAAGTATGGTTACAAGGTCTTCAAAGCCTTGCTCGCCGCCGACCGCAAAACCTATCCGCTCAAATGA